The proteins below come from a single Pieris brassicae chromosome 1, ilPieBrab1.1, whole genome shotgun sequence genomic window:
- the LOC123710625 gene encoding venom allergen 5-like: MYRFVLFLTLFSYAASKSELSCRHIREFVDRHNYWRLKLAKGEIPNQPAASEMKYIIWDEELAAKAAQWASNNEYKHNPDKSVGSNRFFTGENIFSTASTDLSYKFEPRSVVDSWFSEHKDFNYGPVEAWQFEYSAKETGHYTQVAWSDSIYLGCGVSKEYKNGWLNYYVVCNYGPTGNLGRAPYPAGQPSGQLVCANDCSRFYGDKCSVFNIQKQSQRKALI; this comes from the exons atgtatcgGTTTGTGCTTTTCCTAACTTTATTTTCCTACGCAGCGTCAAAGT CTGAGCTGTCATGTAGGCATATTCGCGAATTCGTAGATAGACATAATTATTGGAGGTTGAAATTGGCGAAGGGAGAAATACCTAATCAACCGGCGGCATCGGAGATGAAGTATATT ATTTGGGACGAAGAGTTGGCAGCTAAAGCAGCTCAATGGGCCTCCAATAATGAATATAAGCACAACCCGGATAAATCTGTCG GATCAAATCGCTTTTTTACCGGTGAAAATATATTCTCGACAGCTTCCACTGATCTGTCATACAAGTTTGAACCAAGAAGTGTAGTGGATTCCTGGTTCAGTGAACACAAAGACTTCAACTATGGACCTGTGGAAGCTTGGCAATTTGAGTATTCTGCTAAAGAGACTGGTCATTACACACAG gtGGCATGGTCCGACTCTATTTATTTAGGCTGTGGGGTCtctaaagaatataaaaatggaTGGCTCAATTACTACGTTGTATGCAACTATGGACCGAC tGGAAACTTGGGCAGGGCTCCCTATCCCGCCGGACAGCCGAGTGGCCAGCTCGTATGTGCCAACGACTGCAGTAGATTCTACGGGGACAAGTGTTCCGTATTCAAT ATCCAAAAACAGTCACAAAGAAAAGCGTTAATCTGA